The Plasmodium berghei ANKA genome assembly, chromosome: 5 genomic sequence aacataaaattgcggtgtttttaaatttattaaatcattattattttcaatttctttatatttatttccatattttttagaaGGTTTATCTTTATGTTTGACATGATCAAAATAGAATCCGATTTtagtttcatttttaacattttccAATTTATCTGATTTATTTAGTTTGTTTTCTTCACCATTTGTACATACTATATTAGCtttttctttgtttttACTTTCATTAAGTTTCATATTTTCACATTCTGATTTCAAAATTTGATTAAatattgtaatatttttattttttttaataattagTGCACTTGATgcattgtttttatatttattacaatAATTTGTAGCTGAAAATAGAGTCAATATCTTTTTGTtaaaatcatatttatatcctTCAGGGACACACTCATTTCCtcttattatcatttttattttattattttttataaatttagtTAATCTATGTTTACCAAATTTTACTGTTATTTTTCCTCGACTTGATGGaattatatcatattttgtACAACTTTTCAATAGTAGCATATCATTACCATCTAAATAGTTTATAGGATCAGACCATAATGTATctatgattattttttttaatatttcacttttattattactatttctATCAACATATTCTGGTATTATAATTGGCTTTTCAATGTTTAAATAATCTTTTACATTCTGAATACTATCTCCAATACCACtatgtatacataaaatTTCATTGTCTAATAAAACAGATAAAGGCAAAAATTCTAAAACATCATTAATtctattaaatatttcataggaatatgcacatataacatcatctttataatttatttttcctaaacaattaaaattactttttatttttctttcaatatctttataaaaaccatatacataattaaaTACTCGATTTTCATGATTTCCtcttattaaatatatatgtttaggaaataatattttcaaactGAATAAGAAACATATAACTTCTAAAGACAATTCCCCTcgatttaaataattaccCAAAAACACAAATTTCAAATCCCTGTGATTGGTTacacatttattattcatattattttcaatgtTTTCGAAATCTTTCtcaatttttaataaagaaattattctattattattatcatgcATTGGCCAATTGTacatgttaaaaaaatcaacaatatcaaataaatttccATGTATGTCtccaaatattttacatgGCAAATTAGCAACTTCTAGTGAATTTtctaatttaaataattttacaaCTTCATCACATAAAAGAAGAACATCATTATAATTACACACtctaaatatatcaaaataatttttataatcttctcttttctttttataacaaatattataaaaagtaGTAAACACTTTAAAAGCAATATCCTGATTTaatgttaataatttatgatctgttatatatttttctctaTATTCTTTTACAACTTCCTTAATACTATTCtccattttttctttatcgTTACCAATCAAATCATAACCacttatttcttttattctTAAATTTGATTCAcaattttcttcttttccAAAACGGGGTAAAACTTCgctattttttgttttttcacTATTTACTAACAATGTATTAtcatctttatttatattattacaacATTCCACTAATACATTACCATTCATTATTTCATACTCCACATAATCTTTATCGATTATACTTTTCTCTGTTTTCATATTCTCATCATTTGAATAAAGTAATCGTTCTTTATCCAATTGCCCACTTGCTTTTTTTAGATTATCATGACACTTCGTATTATTttcgtttttattttctaaaatatgATCACATTTTTCATCAAAACCAGAAATGTTTAAACGTATTGGATTCAAATTTATACTATCAGAATAGTTTATATCATTCTTATCATTTACCCccaatttttcattaacacatgaatcatcattttccatttttttagaaatattatcatttatttttgtttcttCATTTGATTTTTCAAAAACATTTGActtattgtttatatttacaatgTTTGATTCtgtttttaaatcataATACATTGCATCTAACTCGTTTATCTTACCAATAGATTCTTCCATTACATATTCCAGTGAACCCaaattactatttttaatattagctttattttttattatttcatttttatcctTCTCAtcaacatatatattattataaccAGTTTCACAACTAGATGTTTGATAACTTTTGATGTTCATATTATGCTTTTGAAAATTCACTGATTGATTATCCATAAAAGTATTTCTTCCTTTgtcaataaaattaatatcatttatttttgattttttaaaattctGACCAATATTAACTAAAAATTCAtctttattcatttttcttGCATTATTATAAGTTTCAATTGAACAATTTTCCATTGATGTTTCTGtttcttttaattcatCGAATATATTTCCAGTCCAAACTTTTGAAAATGTATCTCTATCAACTAGCTCtgatgatatattttctgtTACATCTGTATATATTCCTGAACCCTCATATGCATTCATTCTTCTAAGCATATAAGAATTGCTATAATCATCatctaaaatattattcGAAGATGTGTTAAAAGGAATAGTATCATGGGAATATTCAGAGacatttttcaattttttatttatttctttatttatttctttatttgtttcattattttttttattattttttttatttttagaatatataaaaaagaaatcaTCCCCatctatataattttctggtattaaatttttagcatatgtataaagaaaatatttttttacaacaTTAGCAACATCGCAATTAGATCGCAACAAATTTGTTGTTCCTTCAATTTGTTTGTTTACTAttaaattgtaaaaataatcataactaattttttcatgATTTTTCATAAGTTTATTCCTTTCattaataacaaaattttttaatttatttttatctgtttttaattctaaatgttttaaattatttgataattcatatatatgatacaAAAATACTAACATTTCCTTACCATTTAAATATCCATCTCTATCTAAATCGTAAGCTCTAAAAATTAACTGATGTCGTAATTTTCCTGAATCatcaaatatatcattaccCATTTGTGGACTACATGCTAACATCCCTATAATAAAATCACTTTCCgttatataacattttctTCCTCTGTCTaaacaattaaatataaataatacaattttttttgatgagaaaatgtttttataatttcgaaaaatttgtttaaaattttttaatgatattaaaTTTGGATATTCTGTATGCCCGTattcattaaataaatattttaaaaatatgaatttttctaaaattttattattttttttttcaaataattcatatattatatctttCATAACATGTTTTATCTCATTTTCATCgttatttgataaataatttt encodes the following:
- a CDS encoding serine/threonine protein phosphatase 8; amino-acid sequence: MNSDIEMKGNNIYGNGYAHYQNNLNSDLVLKNNEIIKKNGISENIYTYNTVELGSLGKYGMNNMNNNINYSDRNMINVKYNNLDIPYNINNSGYNNIIDKNYTINNMSVNKRFVKINDEINKNSVYPNYYRSRSSGTHIKRYYPHINIKNNNEISLFKQGINDKNNTYILNSNNKNHDNIYEQGHAINMEKNIYENPLNLNMNKEMCMDLKPSTNITSNINRINITGNYNLPNVVEYKNDIFFSYKDKINNTYTDYKNNINNLNINPDKNMNLRNTRLYKTSEYHYNTPNKNDSSIGINNICNIYHLDNKKDSKHIQYKNNSEKYDFITNNKNLNGYKIYDNENHETQINSMNNQYASILKTNCLECNDNKGIIVKNKKLPILYRGISGNKYKNIYNEKEENIHDICNVNRIESPKRRILHDPIELSSEILSYNNINNFLKEYGSLEYINDYNNMKRIDANEKDIVKNENINEDNNISMSNESIKINKKNKSEFLEWKSHNRLLKNIIASYNENTNIKKHGLFNLLFDIYGYNKTIFKNYLSNNDENEIKHVMKDIIYELFEKKNNKILEKFIFLKYLFNEYGHTEYPNLISLKNFKQIFRNYKNIFSSKKIVLFIFNCLDRGRKCYITESDFIIGMLACSPQMGNDIFDDSGKLRHQLIFRAYDLDRDGYLNGKEMLVFLYHIYELSNNLKHLELKTDKNKLKNFVINERNKLMKNHEKISYDYFYNLIVNKQIEGTTNLLRSNCDVANVVKKYFLYTYAKNLIPENYIDGDDFFFIYSKNKKNNKKNNETNKEINKEINKKLKNVSEYSHDTIPFNTSSNNILDDDYSNSYMLRRMNAYEGSGIYTDVTENISSELVDRDTFSKVWTGNIFDELKETETSMENCSIETYNNARKMNKDEFLVNIGQNFKKSKINDINFIDKGRNTFMDNQSVNFQKHNMNIKSYQTSSCETGYNNIYVDEKDKNEIIKNKANIKNSNLGSLEYVMEESIGKINELDAMYYDLKTESNIVNINNKSNVFEKSNEETKINDNISKKMENDDSCVNEKLGVNDKNDINYSDSINLNPIRLNISGFDEKCDHILENKNENNTKCHDNLKKASGQLDKERLLYSNDENMKTEKSIIDKDYVEYEIMNGNVLVECCNNINKDDNTLLVNSEKTKNSEVLPRFGKEENCESNLRIKEISGYDLIGNDKEKMENSIKEVVKEYREKYITDHKLLTLNQDIAFKVFTTFYNICYKKKREDYKNYFDIFRVCNYNDVLLLCDEVVKLFKLENSLEVANLPCKIFGDIHGNLFDIVDFFNMYNWPMHDNNNRIISLLKIEKDFENIENNMNNKCVTNHRDLKFVFLGNYLNRGELSLEVICFLFSLKILFPKHIYLIRGNHENRVFNYVYGFYKDIERKIKSNFNCLGKINYKDDVICAYSYEIFNRINDVLEFLPLSVLLDNEILCIHSGIGDSIQNVKDYLNIEKPIIIPEYVDRNSNNKSEILKKIIIDTLWSDPINYLDGNDMLLLKSCTKYDIIPSSRGKITVKFGKHRLTKFIKNNKIKMIIRGNECVPEGYKYDFNKKILTLFSATNYCNKYKNNASSALIIKKNKNITIFNQILKSECENMKLNESKNKEKANIVCTNGEENKLNKSDKLENVKNETKIGFYFDHVKHKDKPSKKYGNKYKEIENNNDLINLKTPQFYVNKDSIKMSNDDNIENILGDDSSDKNNLYDTDVCEKKIDDLDNSEVMNEMLKNLSYEKNLDNCNDNKDEEDENNNVLQNDMEQVNLLKSNTDKNSDNLLFENPCNEHIENEENADKEKKEKKEKNEEKDESKETMIHDENGDGYKAKDDNNEKNDSVENYKHNKFCNSKENEIFNDLENCCNGKSMDDINKDLIRLDDLGIEKNEHNDIFLDEKKCLENIEMMKEEMLQECDYKIELIKYANGIIEENFDEKNNELYKSRNNNNSRNNTNSIINNFFKNEKTIEKNCSNIFLNYDQVNNSKEHEDNLKNGNCSKISSLSYENIGKCYNIGGINSMYEIDDELMYKRINYMMPPNLTLTNKTQMKKGSYARKHNSTTMRNIRSESNTVDSLNKLEMQHLPPDPQPQTKV